A single window of Cellulomonas sp. NTE-D12 DNA harbors:
- a CDS encoding type I phosphomannose isomerase catalytic subunit has protein sequence MTVVELVANQPADRFYAGGARIRAFRGAAAEGDHVPEDWVGSVTPLFGERDLGLSRLPDGWLLRDAVAADPEAWLGEEHVRRFGSDTALLVKLLDAGERLPVHAHPDREFAAAHLGLAHGKTEAWIALEPADVHLAFARDVSDDELAGWVQHQDTAAMLGAMHTLRLRAGDAVLVPAGLPHAIGEGAFVVELQEPTDLSILMEWAGFRIDGAALGHLGLGFGTALAAVDRRAWSAADVEALRGADAATVGPLLPAAGEFFRAERSRGPVTWEPGFAVVVVVAGQGTLRADDGSVVPLRPGQTLLVPHSAGAIEVSGAAELELLRCRPPAAALGGVTAR, from the coding sequence ATGACCGTGGTGGAGCTGGTCGCGAACCAGCCGGCGGACCGCTTCTACGCCGGGGGTGCGCGGATCCGCGCCTTCCGAGGCGCCGCGGCCGAGGGTGACCACGTGCCGGAGGACTGGGTCGGCTCGGTCACCCCCCTGTTCGGCGAACGTGACCTCGGGCTGAGCCGTTTGCCCGACGGGTGGCTGCTGCGGGACGCCGTCGCCGCCGACCCCGAGGCGTGGCTGGGCGAGGAGCACGTCCGGCGGTTCGGGTCGGACACCGCCCTGCTGGTCAAGCTGCTCGACGCGGGCGAGCGGCTGCCGGTGCACGCGCACCCCGACCGGGAGTTCGCCGCGGCGCACCTGGGGCTGGCGCACGGCAAGACGGAGGCGTGGATCGCCCTCGAGCCGGCCGACGTGCACCTCGCGTTCGCCCGGGACGTGTCCGACGACGAGCTGGCCGGCTGGGTGCAGCACCAGGACACCGCCGCGATGCTCGGTGCGATGCACACGCTGCGGCTGCGAGCCGGTGACGCCGTGCTGGTGCCGGCCGGCCTGCCGCACGCGATCGGCGAGGGCGCCTTCGTGGTGGAGCTCCAGGAGCCGACCGACCTGTCGATCCTCATGGAGTGGGCCGGCTTCCGCATCGACGGTGCCGCGCTCGGCCACCTCGGGCTCGGTTTCGGCACGGCGCTCGCGGCCGTCGACCGGCGCGCCTGGTCGGCCGCCGACGTCGAGGCGCTGCGCGGTGCCGACGCCGCGACCGTCGGGCCGCTGCTGCCCGCTGCCGGGGAGTTCTTCCGCGCCGAGCGCTCCCGCGGGCCGGTCACCTGGGAGCCGGGGTTCGCTGTGGTCGTGGTCGTCGCCGGTCAGGGGACGCTGCGGGCAGACGACGGCTCCGTCGTACCCCTGCGACCAGGGCAGACGCTGCTGGTCCCGCACTCGGCGGGCGCCATCGAGGTGTCGGGTGCCGCCGAGCTGGAGCTGCTGCGCTGCCGACCCCCGGCGGCGGCACTGGGAGGCGTCACCGCACGCTGA
- a CDS encoding glycoside hydrolase family 6 protein: MVRPARKLVSLAAAAALVLLTAGAADAHGLPGAPGNPLQPGARLFVNPHSTTVDAMHHLTGTARADARTLAGYPSATWFTGGTPRGVQNDVAKVVREAAKQRSVPVLVAYYLPNRDCGQYSAGGAQSTAQYEAWIDGLARGIGNAPAAVILEPDGLGLIPNYVSRLDGSSNCSITGADPADRFTQLNYAVDALKAHSRTAVYLDATHTAWQNVGESAQRLLMAGVQRADGFFVNASNYQLSPNLAAYGRWVSSCIALAERDSAADPTAYAFNDNCGNQYRNGGPATSWAGTGMDNAQVWRNEPYSGNAADLAWNTVGIDSRYAAALGSTQPTTHFVIDTSRNGQGPWTGGTQYSDKQDWCNPPGRGLGMVPTTSTGTPLLDAYLWIKVPGESDGQCSRGTGGTTDPEWGGIVDPAAGAWFPAQAHQLIALANPPLA, translated from the coding sequence ATGGTCCGACCAGCACGGAAGCTCGTCTCTCTGGCGGCAGCCGCCGCCCTCGTCCTGCTCACCGCCGGGGCCGCCGACGCCCACGGCCTGCCCGGTGCACCGGGCAACCCCCTGCAGCCGGGCGCCCGGCTGTTCGTCAACCCCCACAGCACCACGGTCGACGCGATGCACCACCTCACCGGCACCGCCCGCGCCGACGCGCGCACGCTCGCCGGCTACCCCAGCGCCACCTGGTTCACCGGCGGCACGCCGCGAGGCGTGCAGAACGACGTCGCCAAGGTGGTCCGCGAGGCCGCCAAGCAGCGGAGCGTGCCCGTGCTCGTCGCCTACTACCTGCCCAACCGCGACTGCGGCCAGTACTCCGCGGGCGGCGCCCAGAGCACCGCCCAGTACGAGGCGTGGATCGACGGGCTGGCCCGTGGCATCGGCAACGCGCCCGCCGCCGTGATCCTCGAGCCCGACGGCCTGGGCCTGATCCCCAACTACGTGAGCCGCCTCGACGGCTCGTCCAACTGCTCCATCACGGGCGCCGACCCGGCCGACCGGTTCACCCAGCTGAACTACGCGGTCGACGCCCTCAAGGCGCACTCCCGCACGGCCGTCTACCTCGACGCGACGCACACCGCCTGGCAGAACGTCGGCGAGTCCGCCCAGCGGCTGCTGATGGCCGGCGTGCAGCGGGCCGACGGGTTCTTCGTCAACGCGTCCAACTACCAGCTCTCGCCGAACCTCGCCGCGTACGGGCGGTGGGTGTCCTCCTGCATCGCGCTGGCCGAGCGGGACAGCGCCGCCGACCCCACCGCGTACGCGTTCAACGACAACTGCGGCAACCAGTACCGGAACGGCGGTCCGGCCACCAGCTGGGCCGGCACCGGCATGGACAACGCGCAGGTGTGGCGCAACGAGCCGTACAGCGGCAACGCCGCCGACCTGGCGTGGAACACCGTCGGCATCGACTCCCGCTACGCCGCCGCGCTCGGCAGCACGCAGCCGACCACGCACTTCGTCATCGACACCAGCCGCAACGGGCAGGGTCCGTGGACCGGCGGGACTCAGTACTCGGACAAGCAGGACTGGTGCAACCCTCCGGGCCGCGGCCTCGGCATGGTCCCGACGACGAGCACCGGCACCCCGCTGCTCGACGCGTACCTGTGGATCAAGGTGCCCGGTGAGTCCGACGGTCAGTGCAGCCGCGGCACCGGCGGCACCACCGACCCGGAGTGGGGCGGCATCGTCGACCCCGCCGCGGGCGCGTGGTTCCCGGCGCAGGCGCACCAGCTGATCGCGTTGGCCAACCCGCCGCTGGCGTAG
- a CDS encoding MFS transporter, which yields MTGAGATRQHPAVTAATARRTVLLLTATRWFPVGLTIGVTTLLTLQRGMSVAQLGVILSMQGFVVLGLELPTGGLADAVGRRPVLLAASLVGVASGLVFINASTFGAFVVALALQGVFRALDSGPLEAWYVDSARADDPDVRVEPTLAHAGTVLGVSIAVGALLSGGLVAWHPVASMPALALPYWLALGFQVVNVVAIAVRMHEQRPHGVAAGRRSRVRDALRSATGAPRTVLSGLRVMAASPVLRALVLVEVFWATAMIGFETLFPVRLSELAGGQTRAGALMGPVSAAAWGLFAVGSALAARASRRIGVAWTALLARVLNGALVVLMGLMAGPVGLVTAFLLTYTVHGAAGPMHSTLLHREAGAGTRTTVLSMNSMVSGGAYTLGLLVLGPLAEHAGTPTAIVVAGAFSIVGAALYRPALRHERTVPEAAVDPVTATITEPSPRG from the coding sequence GTGACGGGCGCCGGTGCCACCCGCCAGCACCCCGCGGTGACGGCCGCCACCGCCCGCCGCACCGTGCTGCTGCTGACCGCCACCCGCTGGTTCCCGGTCGGGCTGACCATCGGGGTCACCACGCTGCTGACCCTGCAGCGCGGCATGAGCGTCGCCCAGCTGGGCGTGATCCTGTCGATGCAGGGGTTCGTGGTGCTGGGCCTGGAGCTGCCGACGGGTGGGCTGGCCGACGCCGTCGGGCGGCGTCCGGTGCTGCTGGCCGCCTCGTTGGTGGGGGTCGCCTCGGGGCTCGTCTTCATCAACGCCAGCACGTTCGGCGCCTTCGTCGTCGCCCTGGCCCTGCAGGGCGTGTTCCGCGCGCTCGACTCCGGTCCGCTGGAGGCCTGGTACGTCGACAGCGCGCGCGCCGACGACCCCGACGTGCGGGTGGAACCGACGCTGGCGCACGCCGGCACCGTGCTGGGCGTGTCGATCGCGGTCGGTGCGCTGCTGTCCGGCGGGCTGGTCGCCTGGCACCCCGTCGCGTCGATGCCGGCGCTGGCGCTGCCGTACTGGCTGGCGCTGGGCTTCCAGGTGGTCAACGTGGTGGCCATCGCGGTGCGGATGCACGAGCAGCGGCCGCACGGCGTCGCCGCGGGCCGCCGGTCGCGCGTTCGAGACGCACTGCGGTCCGCCACCGGGGCCCCGCGCACCGTGCTGAGCGGCCTCCGCGTGATGGCCGCGTCCCCGGTGCTGCGCGCGCTGGTGCTGGTCGAGGTGTTCTGGGCGACGGCGATGATCGGGTTCGAGACCCTGTTCCCCGTCCGGCTGTCCGAGCTGGCGGGCGGTCAGACGAGGGCCGGTGCGCTGATGGGTCCGGTCTCCGCCGCCGCGTGGGGGCTGTTCGCGGTCGGCTCGGCGCTGGCGGCACGGGCCAGCCGGCGGATCGGCGTCGCCTGGACGGCCCTGCTGGCGCGGGTGCTCAACGGCGCGCTGGTGGTGCTCATGGGGCTGATGGCGGGGCCGGTCGGCCTGGTCACGGCGTTCCTGCTGACCTACACCGTGCACGGTGCCGCCGGGCCGATGCACTCCACGCTGCTGCACCGGGAGGCCGGTGCGGGCACCCGCACCACTGTGCTGTCGATGAACTCGATGGTGTCCGGCGGTGCGTACACGCTGGGCCTGCTGGTGCTGGGCCCGCTGGCGGAGCACGCCGGCACGCCCACGGCCATCGTCGTCGCCGGGGCCTTCAGCATCGTCGGCGCCGCCCTCTACCGGCCGGCCCTCCGGCACGAGCGCACGGTTCCCGAGGCTGCGGTCGACCCTGTCACCGCCACCATCACCGAGCCGTCACCGAGGGGTTGA
- a CDS encoding helix-turn-helix domain-containing protein codes for MAPAAQTPPTPQTPQTPQTTFHLDAAALKVLAHPLRSRLLSALRRGGPATATDLATALATNTGATSYHLRKLESVGLVADTGEGEGKRRLWRAATDAHEWNASDFAGDEDAQTALGWLVRDYSRHLGQQFERWLDVEADWPLPWRDAAGLSDQLIVATAEQAQALKTELEQLLARYRQVGAGHPDARRLAVYTVLFPVDLDERPDDA; via the coding sequence ATGGCCCCTGCTGCGCAGACCCCGCCGACCCCGCAGACCCCGCAGACCCCGCAGACCACGTTCCACCTGGACGCCGCGGCACTGAAGGTGCTCGCCCACCCCCTGCGCTCCCGCCTGCTGTCCGCCCTGCGCCGCGGCGGCCCGGCCACCGCGACCGACCTGGCCACCGCACTGGCCACCAACACCGGCGCGACCTCGTACCACCTGCGCAAGCTCGAGTCGGTCGGGCTCGTGGCGGACACCGGCGAGGGCGAGGGCAAGCGGCGGCTGTGGCGGGCGGCGACCGACGCCCACGAGTGGAACGCCAGCGACTTCGCCGGCGACGAGGACGCGCAGACGGCGCTCGGCTGGCTGGTGCGCGACTACAGCCGGCACCTCGGGCAGCAGTTCGAGCGGTGGCTCGACGTCGAGGCGGACTGGCCGCTGCCCTGGCGGGACGCCGCCGGGCTCAGCGACCAGCTGATCGTGGCGACGGCGGAGCAGGCGCAGGCGCTCAAGACGGAGCTCGAGCAGCTGCTGGCCCGGTACCGGCAGGTCGGTGCGGGACATCCCGACGCCCGGCGCCTGGCCGTGTACACGGTGCTGTTCCCGGTGGACCTCGACGAGCGTCCGGACGACGCGTGA
- a CDS encoding Na+/H+ antiporter, which yields MIALELLVVLGAVIVLGTAVARRTRVAPPVVLLLIGVALGTVPALRAVHLPPQLMLLVFLPALLYWESLTVSVREIRANLRGIVLSSTLLVVLTAWAVAAVAHTLGVPWGPAWVLGAAVAPTDATAVGAMARTLPRRTVTVLRAESLVNDGTALVLYGVAVGVTVGSEHLAAGHVAGLFALAYLGGIAVGALVAWLGVQGHRRVGDPLLGNTLTVLIPFSAYLLAELVHASGVLAVVVCGLVMSQVGPRIDGAQSRSQSTAFWTLTTFLVNGALFVLIGIEAHSAVRSLVSTDLVTALVVGAGVYVVILVSRFVFLVASAYTIRAIDRRPSQRLRRVTNRSRVVSTVAGFRGAVSLAAVLAVPTTTASGAPFPDRDLLVFVTAGVVATTLVVQGLALPLVSRWARMRPDDDAQAAERLLADRTATEEALSAIAEVATELGIDREVADRVRTEYFEHLLLLMARGAPGPEAEPAVRRESQDAALRRALLGRKRATVVRLRDERAIDDTVLRQVQARLDIEELRLEREQLALD from the coding sequence ATGATCGCCCTCGAGCTGCTCGTGGTGCTCGGCGCCGTCATCGTGCTCGGCACGGCCGTCGCTCGTCGTACCCGCGTCGCGCCGCCCGTCGTGCTGCTGCTGATCGGCGTCGCGCTCGGCACCGTGCCCGCGCTGCGGGCCGTGCACCTGCCGCCGCAGCTGATGCTGCTGGTGTTCCTGCCGGCGCTCCTGTACTGGGAGTCGCTGACCGTGTCCGTCCGGGAGATCCGGGCCAACCTGCGCGGGATCGTGCTCTCGTCCACGCTGCTGGTGGTGCTGACGGCCTGGGCCGTGGCGGCCGTCGCGCACACGCTCGGGGTGCCGTGGGGGCCCGCGTGGGTGCTCGGCGCGGCGGTGGCGCCGACGGACGCGACCGCCGTCGGCGCGATGGCACGCACCCTGCCGCGGCGCACCGTCACCGTGCTGCGCGCCGAGTCCCTGGTGAACGACGGCACCGCGCTGGTGCTCTACGGCGTCGCGGTCGGCGTGACGGTCGGGTCCGAGCATCTCGCCGCCGGGCACGTCGCGGGGCTGTTCGCGTTGGCGTACCTCGGGGGGATCGCCGTCGGCGCGCTGGTCGCCTGGCTCGGCGTGCAGGGCCACCGACGGGTCGGCGACCCGTTGCTGGGCAACACCCTGACGGTGCTGATCCCGTTCAGCGCCTACCTGCTAGCGGAGCTGGTGCACGCCTCCGGCGTGCTGGCGGTGGTGGTGTGCGGGCTGGTGATGAGCCAGGTGGGGCCGCGGATCGACGGTGCGCAGAGCCGGTCGCAGAGCACGGCGTTCTGGACGTTGACGACGTTCCTGGTCAACGGCGCGCTGTTCGTGCTGATCGGCATCGAGGCGCACTCGGCGGTGCGCAGCCTGGTGTCCACCGACCTGGTGACGGCTCTCGTCGTCGGCGCCGGCGTGTACGTGGTGATCCTGGTGTCGCGGTTCGTCTTCCTGGTCGCCTCCGCCTACACGATCCGCGCGATCGACCGGCGGCCCTCGCAGCGGCTGCGCCGGGTCACCAACCGGTCGCGGGTGGTCAGCACCGTCGCCGGGTTCCGTGGCGCGGTGTCGCTGGCCGCGGTGCTGGCGGTCCCGACGACGACGGCCTCCGGGGCGCCGTTCCCGGACCGCGACCTGCTGGTGTTCGTCACCGCCGGCGTCGTCGCCACCACGCTCGTCGTCCAGGGCCTGGCCCTCCCCCTCGTCTCCCGCTGGGCGCGGATGCGCCCCGACGACGACGCCCAGGCCGCCGAACGGTTGCTCGCCGACCGCACCGCCACCGAGGAGGCCCTGTCCGCGATCGCCGAGGTGGCCACCGAGCTGGGCATCGACCGGGAGGTGGCCGACCGGGTGCGCACCGAGTACTTCGAGCACCTGCTGCTGCTGATGGCGCGCGGCGCACCGGGGCCGGAGGCCGAGCCGGCCGTTCGGCGGGAGTCGCAGGACGCCGCGCTGCGGCGGGCGCTGCTGGGCCGCAAGCGGGCGACGGTCGTGCGGCTGCGCGACGAGCGGGCGATCGACGACACGGTGCTGCGACAGGTGCAGGCGCGCCTCGACATCGAGGAGCTGCGGCTGGAGCGGGAGCAGCTGGCCCTGGACTGA
- a CDS encoding Fic family protein — MTGGPVEYPELADAQDICDQLGLHIRDAGALASAVARPAVVVWGEEAYPSIHLKAAALLDGINCSHPLLDGNKRLSILLVMLLYQLNGLNLHVDPAEGDCFIRDVAGGRRLELDKTAAWLADRCHSRDVR; from the coding sequence GTGACAGGCGGTCCGGTCGAGTACCCGGAACTCGCTGACGCCCAGGACATCTGCGACCAGCTGGGGCTGCACATCCGCGACGCCGGTGCGTTGGCGTCCGCCGTCGCGCGGCCGGCGGTGGTCGTCTGGGGCGAGGAGGCGTACCCGAGCATTCACCTGAAGGCCGCGGCGCTGCTCGACGGCATCAACTGCTCGCATCCGTTGCTCGACGGCAACAAGCGGCTGTCGATCCTTCTCGTCATGCTGCTGTACCAGCTCAACGGGCTGAACCTGCACGTGGATCCTGCCGAGGGCGACTGCTTCATCCGCGACGTGGCGGGTGGGCGGCGGCTCGAGCTCGACAAGACCGCAGCCTGGCTCGCAGACCGCTGCCACTCGCGCGACGTGCGCTGA
- a CDS encoding helix-turn-helix domain-containing protein, with amino-acid sequence MLGILGGDARCPIARSLDVLGEKWTLMVVRDALAGATRFSQFQASLGVPRDVLAERLDTLVQAGVLIRRPYKPESGRTRDEYVLTPAGHELSLVLMALGDWANRNRPSTELSNLEFVEAATGERVRPTAMAGERPVATADVTVRRHD; translated from the coding sequence GTGCTCGGGATCCTCGGGGGCGACGCACGGTGCCCCATCGCTCGTTCGCTGGACGTGCTCGGTGAGAAGTGGACGCTGATGGTGGTCCGCGACGCCCTCGCCGGCGCCACGCGGTTCTCGCAGTTCCAGGCGTCGCTGGGTGTGCCGCGAGACGTGCTGGCCGAGCGCCTCGACACGCTGGTGCAGGCCGGGGTGCTGATCCGCCGGCCGTACAAGCCGGAGTCGGGACGCACCCGCGACGAGTACGTCCTCACCCCGGCGGGTCACGAGCTGTCGCTGGTGCTCATGGCCCTGGGCGACTGGGCGAACCGCAACCGCCCGTCGACCGAGCTGTCGAACCTGGAGTTCGTCGAGGCGGCGACCGGCGAGCGCGTCAGGCCCACGGCGATGGCCGGTGAGCGTCCCGTGGCGACGGCGGACGTGACGGTGCGCCGGCACGACTGA
- a CDS encoding SDR family oxidoreductase: MAQLEGSVVLVTGAQGGLGREFVAQALARGAGKVYASARSPQQWDDVRVVPLRLDVTDEASVAAAALAATDVTVVVNNAGVHGAGSLLASPVAEVERVFATNVFGALRVAKAFAPTLARNGGGALVDVLSVLSWLAIAGGYSASKAALWSLTGSLRLELASQGTQVVGAHLGYTDTPMIAGLDVEKNDPADVVAAIWDAVEAGEPEALVDQVSRDVRAALSGPVEALYPQLGALAAGGR, encoded by the coding sequence ATGGCACAGCTCGAAGGTTCGGTCGTTCTGGTGACGGGGGCGCAGGGCGGGCTCGGACGGGAGTTCGTCGCGCAGGCCCTGGCGCGCGGCGCCGGCAAGGTCTACGCCTCGGCTCGGTCCCCGCAGCAGTGGGACGACGTGCGCGTGGTGCCGCTGCGGCTCGACGTGACGGACGAGGCGAGCGTCGCCGCGGCGGCGCTGGCCGCCACCGACGTGACGGTCGTCGTGAACAACGCGGGGGTCCACGGCGCCGGGTCTCTGCTGGCATCGCCGGTCGCCGAGGTCGAGCGCGTGTTCGCCACCAACGTCTTCGGAGCGCTCCGCGTGGCCAAGGCGTTCGCGCCCACGCTCGCGCGCAACGGCGGAGGTGCGCTGGTCGACGTGCTGTCGGTGCTCAGCTGGCTCGCGATCGCGGGCGGCTACTCGGCGTCGAAGGCTGCCCTGTGGTCGCTGACCGGCTCGTTGCGGTTGGAGCTCGCCTCTCAGGGCACCCAGGTGGTGGGCGCGCACCTCGGCTACACGGACACGCCGATGATCGCCGGGCTGGACGTGGAGAAGAACGACCCGGCCGACGTGGTGGCGGCGATCTGGGACGCGGTGGAGGCCGGCGAGCCGGAGGCGCTGGTCGACCAGGTCAGCCGTGACGTGCGGGCGGCACTGTCCGGACCGGTCGAGGCGCTGTACCCGCAGCTGGGTGCGCTCGCGGCGGGCGGCCGGTGA
- a CDS encoding MFS transporter — protein MSASRRRASARIAGAAVVMLALWASAAPTLVYPLYISAWHLSTLETTVAFATYPAAMILALLVLGNLSDIVGGRRAMLVGLVLLGLGALALAVAPGLGALVAGRALMGLGVGASLGAATVEAGRSAERERGLAGRGDDGGPGRRGHGGAVVTVASSIGLVTALVLGGAAVQDWPRPRQLPFEVLVVAIVAVLVLVGRLPDDRPAAAPRWRFQPVVVPRPRRGFLAGALAISAAYCLGAVYLGVGAQYARDVVGSTDATVTGLVLAASAVAIGAVAIVARDLNPRSALIGGAVAVACGQTLMIASGDVRQLWMLVGASAVGGAGYGLLFSAGISAVIAAGPPHHRAAATSTAYLFAYGMQAASALAVGAISTAHSLPTGLAAGSAAVLLLVVLALVLHATPGNARVVQTVPDGGVG, from the coding sequence GTGAGCGCGTCCCGACGGCGGGCCTCCGCCCGCATCGCCGGGGCGGCCGTGGTGATGCTGGCGCTGTGGGCGTCGGCCGCGCCGACTCTCGTCTACCCGCTCTACATCTCGGCGTGGCACCTGAGCACCCTGGAGACGACGGTCGCGTTCGCCACCTACCCGGCGGCGATGATCCTCGCGCTGCTGGTGCTGGGGAACCTCTCGGACATCGTCGGCGGGCGCCGGGCGATGCTCGTCGGGCTCGTGCTGCTCGGGCTCGGCGCCCTGGCGCTCGCGGTCGCCCCCGGTCTGGGCGCGCTCGTGGCGGGGCGTGCGCTGATGGGCCTCGGCGTCGGGGCGTCGCTCGGGGCGGCGACGGTGGAGGCGGGTCGGTCGGCGGAGCGGGAGCGTGGGCTCGCCGGGCGCGGGGACGACGGGGGGCCGGGGCGGCGCGGGCACGGCGGCGCGGTGGTCACCGTCGCCTCGTCGATCGGCCTGGTCACAGCGCTGGTGCTCGGCGGCGCGGCCGTCCAGGACTGGCCGCGCCCGCGTCAGCTGCCCTTCGAGGTGCTGGTGGTGGCGATCGTCGCGGTCCTGGTGCTGGTCGGGCGGCTGCCCGACGACCGCCCGGCAGCCGCACCGCGCTGGCGGTTCCAGCCCGTGGTCGTCCCTCGACCGCGGCGGGGCTTCCTCGCCGGGGCCCTCGCCATCTCCGCCGCCTACTGCCTGGGCGCGGTGTACCTCGGGGTCGGTGCGCAGTACGCGCGGGACGTGGTCGGTTCGACGGACGCGACCGTCACCGGCCTGGTGCTGGCGGCGTCGGCGGTGGCCATCGGCGCAGTCGCCATCGTCGCGCGCGACCTGAACCCGAGGTCGGCGCTGATCGGCGGAGCCGTCGCGGTGGCGTGCGGGCAGACGCTGATGATCGCGTCCGGCGACGTGCGCCAACTGTGGATGCTGGTCGGCGCCTCCGCCGTCGGGGGAGCGGGGTACGGGCTGCTGTTCTCCGCCGGCATCTCGGCGGTGATCGCCGCGGGACCGCCTCACCACCGGGCTGCTGCCACGTCGACCGCGTACCTGTTCGCCTACGGGATGCAGGCCGCCAGCGCGCTGGCCGTCGGTGCGATCTCGACGGCGCACAGCCTGCCGACGGGCCTGGCGGCGGGGAGCGCCGCGGTGCTGCTGCTCGTGGTGCTGGCCCTGGTGCTGCACGCGACCCCGGGCAACGCGCGCGTCGTCCAGACGGTGCCGGACGGGGGAGTCGGCTAG